DNA sequence from the Carassius carassius chromosome 6, fCarCar2.1, whole genome shotgun sequence genome:
tctggaatgctgaatccctgacaatttttCACACAGTAGCTGAATACTCATCTCTTCGTCAACATTTGACTGCAAAAAAACTTTGCTTTCGCTTTCCTTAATCCATACCttgttttcaatttaaatataattcaaaatggaatttattcctgtggtacaaagctgaattttcagcatatcagaatgatttagaaaaataatattatttcacaatattactctttttactttatctttgatcaaataggtcagtggttctcaattccagtcctggcAAACCCCCATTCTGCATATTTTTCATGTctctcttatttaacacacctgattcagatcatgaGCTTGTTAGaagagagctccatgcatgaactgttttCCGATTGACAaagtccctacacagtgttcactgctccctactccctgcaCACATATGTTAAAGTTCACTTCACTTCGAAACATTAATTCACAGATTTGTGCAGCACTACTGCCGGCAGCGTCTTTACATACTGACGAGAGAAGTGTGACATAAGATACCTctataattaaatacaatttaaattcacgtcttgcactatttaatgccctttgaatggaTCATATAAACTTCCTTTTGgactggaatcatggcagaatatcctgtgaAGTCCATTTCGCAGGGACACTTACGGTCAAATAGAATAACGTATGAAGTCGTCAGagatacatacaaaatgtgcagagcagggggtcacaagaactggaattgagaaccactgaaatAGGTAACACTctagaatagggaacacatattcactattaaataagtattttctctgaacaaactcctaatttgctgcttattaatagttagaaaGGTAGTTCTTAAGTTTAGTTATTGTTAGGATTAAGGgaactaaaatatggtcatgcagaataaagcattaatatgtgctttataagtaataataaacagctaatatgctagtaatagcaactagttaataataataataataataataataaatatatatatatatatataatgaaacttTTTGTGTTCCATTGGTCCCTTGCTCAATAATGAATGAAAAGTAaaacaaagttaaaataaaatgcagtgtaGGTGCATCCCAATTCACATACTTATGTACtattctttgattttttttgtagtataaatagtgtgAGTAGAGTGTTCACACTGAAAAATCAAAGAAGAAAAACTGCTGTTTAAATATCATAGTTGAGTCTAGCAcataagtacatagtgtataAGTGCACAGTGCGTCATTCGGGATGCACCTTGTGTGTCTAGGAGTATTTAAGCGCAAACACACCTGTTTGAACTGGATCATGATGTCTTTGGAGAGTTCCATGTCTTTGAACATGCCTTCTAGTTTACTGGTGAACGCTGCTCCACActctacaacacaaacacacacacacacagatgtcacTTCACAGACAAAATATCGCCAATACCACTGACacagaaaaaatacttttaaaacactGTGAAAACTTgatattttgcacatttttaaataacattttataactaAACTGGAACGTTAGCAAAAAGTTCTTTAtcaaacaatttattatcagttttaGCACTTAAATTTAAAAAGTCCATAAAATTAActtgtgtttatattttattacacctTTAAGTTActaaattttttaaagaattattatttttagttttagtaagttTAACTGTTTAGTTGACAATAGCACTGAGACTGATGGGGGAACATTCAGAAAACTgtacaattcagtttttttacacaaaaattaCAAACTGCATTTTTCAGTAGTTCACCAGTTTCACTAGTCACAATGAAACTAACTAGGGTTTTTACTGGATGTGTCTGATTACACTGAAATCTAGGCAAAACAGCAACTCAACCACAGCTGCGTGGTCACTTCCTGTTCACACGACCATGTGACTTCACTGCCAAGAAACTGATCAGTGGAGTTTCCACAGCAACCGTCTGACGACCAATGAGAAGTCCGATTGAGAACAAACCATGTTTGAGTTTAGACAGCATGGACTTCTCAGCATCAACCGAGGCGCTCTTGCCCACTAGCAGCCGCTTGGCCAGATCCTTTTTATAAAAAGCCTCAAAAACGTCCTTTCCTGCAGCAAACACACACGGCACAGTTCAGCTTCATTTGTGTGTAACTTTCATTTAAACTGAAGCTGGAGCTCCAGATTACCATGGATGAACCGGAAGATGATCATGATCTTGTCCAGAATCCTCTCCAGCTCCTCCTCTGTGGCCTCCTTATTTCCAGCACGCAGTTTAGAATCCACATACTTAGCTGAGGAGACACAGTAAGTACACTTACACCAgatcatcaaataatcctgaacaTAAACTGTATGAAGcacttttttcaaataaataaataaatatatatatatatatataaatatatatatatatatatatatatatatatatatatatatatatatatatatatatatatatatatatatatatatatatatatatgtgacagtcatgcacattttgtcagtaaagaagttctgtgattagtagtaaatctccatcacctgctttctggtggagcagcatttactacacagaactgtaattctctgacaagctatgcaaaattGCGTTCATAAATCACAGATGATATAATCGTAGGATTTTGAACTTGTTTAAATCATCTGCGATAATTACTGATGCCCACAAGCTAGGGCTGCAAGATGTGTCTTTAAGCAtcaatatcgcgatgtacgaatccacgattgTCACATCGCAGGacgtgcgatgtaggctgtcctAGTtaatccgttattcattaactgtatgggccagctgCTCGCCGACCCTTGaagaatgtgattcgcggattaattgcacagcttaaccatcatagagtgaaagttttgacagggcacagagatagagagagagcgagagagagtgcgcgtgagagagagcgagagcgcgagagagagacccggccgcacgctcacagtcttcaaacaacacgagcgctgtcttgctctctctccctcgcgcataattgacacgatggtgtcgatgtttaaatcatttaaaaggaGAATggaagtgtgctcaccccatttttgtttgtaagaaaaaatttgattacatttcatatcgcaatatatatcgcagaaaaataaaatatcgcaatgtcattttttttccaatatcatgcagccctaccaCAAGCCCACTTTTGGCACTTTTGGCTGTGGACTGGGGTCAGCATGGGCACCCAGACTGATCTGTGTCTATGCAGCCCCATACGCAACGAATTGTGATGCACTGTACATTCTGACACCCTTCCATCAGAACAAGCATTAACTTCTTGAGAAATCTGAGCTACTGTAGCTTGTCTGTTGGACTGGACCACACAGGCCAGCTTTCGCTCCCCATGTGCATCAGTGAGCCTTGACCCTGTTGCCAGTTCACCACAGTTCCTTCCTTGGACCACTGTTGATAGATACTGACCACTGCAGACCGGTAACACCCCACAAGCCTTGCATCACAATTTGACCCTTCTCAAACTAGCACAAATCCTTCTGCTTGCACATTTGTCCTGCTTTCAACTCATCAACTTGGAAGACAAAATGTTCACTTGCTGCCTACATGATCCCACCCACTAACAGGTGCCATGATGAAGAGATAATCAGTGTTATTCACTTCAACTGTTAGTGGTCATAATGCTATGCCTGAcctgtgtatatacatacatatacagacatagaaacacacacacacacatatataaatacaaaaaaaaaaaaaaaaaaaaaaaatatatatatatatatatatatatatatatatatatatatatatatatatatatatatatatatatatatatataaataatcagaaatgtttcttgagcagcaaatcagcatattagaatgatttctgaggcatactgaaaactagagtaatgatgctgaaaatccagctttgaacACAGGGATaagttacattttacaatatattcacctagaaaacaatttttaatttgtaataatacatcacaatattactgttttcacagttttttttggatcaaataaatggagccttggtgagcagaattaAAGTGATAGTCTGGTCTGGTGTGGTGTTGTCACTCACCAATGAGCTCAGCAGGTTTGTTGGGTCTCTTGTTGATAAAGCTCTCGAAGGCTTCCTTCATGGCATTGATGAAAGTGTCGTTCCTCTGGAAGCAGCGCTGGGTCACGTGGTCCATCTTGTCCTTGAAGTCCAGAAGCTCCTGAACCAACTCTTTATCCTTCTCTGGAGAACTCACGATCTCTCCTCCAAAACTCTGCAAGATGtcgtgttattttagtatagctAAGATACTATTAccagtatttaataatattttgcattgttttgttttttcattttaatgttaattaatttggattcattctttttttccatttttattaggtttttgAATAAGCTTAtgaagttattatttttattaaaaaatttattttagctGTTTTCGTACATGTTACTAAAAAAGAACGAGAAATATTGGATTGACatctagctaaaataaaatgttttcatattaCTTCAGTTAACGTTAATTTGATATCAAGCAATGAGATTGTTTGCTTTATGGTTTTAGTTGTAGtaaacaataataaccctgagGTTTGATGTGCGTTTACCTTAATGTAGTCTCTCCAGGCCTGCAGCAGCGTCATCAGCCCTCCTTTGACTTTACTTAAGAGCTCATAGAGCAGCGTCAGCTCACAAACACGGTTCTCATCAAGTAGCATCCACAGACCTGAGGAGAAGCAGTgcgcatacacatacacacatcagcTTTGTGTGGGTTTTACGATTTTTCTTCAGTCTCTGATCTGTACTCATAATCCAGACCTTTCTGTAGAATGGCATTCATGTGTTCGCCCAAAAGCTGTTTCTCCACTGTGGCAATGAGTGGCTTCCTGTCAGACACAGTCAGGTGTTAGAGGAAAAATTATAGAACAGATGTTCATTTCCTGCAGGAAACAGCAGCACTAACAAAAAGCACAACAACAGAGATTCAAAATAATGGACCGACAGACAGATGGATGTATAATAATTCACATGAAATAATAAGAGATGGATCTATAGATCAATCAGCTTATGTGTGTAATCCATAGATAccttaaaggtgccatataatgcactgatacaatattttaaattgttttgtgatgtccccagagtgtatATGTGAAGTCtaatctcaaaataccccacagatgaTTTTTTATGGCTTGTTAAAATTGCCACTTtcagggtatgagccaaaatgcactgtttttcccatttaaatgaaaataggcTGATGTTAGGGTTAGAGCTCATGCTCGCGGGCATACCGGTGTTACGGTTTTACTGTGGTGACCATGTTACCGacctcacattgcttccaaatgcagtttttaaactaccacattcctatttatgatcattctggtagcatgtgaaggcagaattagtgaaaacaggcaaagacaatggtagctttagcaacattagccttacaaagAGCCAAGAAGGGattttagaaaacaaaatatgaggcttgatgcttactttgtctggaatCTGGACGTTTGCACATGAAGTGTTGGTATCGATCCCCCTTTCAGGAACAATGTTTGCACAACTCCAGgaccctcgtttgtgaggcagtccgtcataaaatgttagcacaaacgtATAGGCCCTTTTCCTTTTTTCCCGGGATAGTTCcttcaaaaatgaaagttaaccaCTGTGTCCACAGCAGTCTAAGGAGACACCTATGTTTGTTGGAGCATTCCAACACACAACACGTTTAGCTTTTTGGTGCGGACACtgtatctccagcagctacagcaagagaacagtaatggcggacagctgcttctcactcagggatCTGTATATGCTAATAGGTCAGAGAGCGTCGCAAATGGGCGGACATTCCCAGAgtatacatacagtcggcatctagtcatagttgggggcgtggtgagggcggagtcggcatgggggaaaacacagcgaacatcgtgtgttttgtcatttgaatgacaaaaatgcacatattgagcgctcattgcCAGAGACGcatagaacaattgtagtctcttttaactttaatattcatatacactagtccatatcgatatttgattcattttacagccctactgtagatgtattcattcaaaaaaagCCAAATttcgtgacgttctgctttatatagCCAGTtccatttttgactggattccgcgattctatCCATGtcgcttcgcaaacacagacggggtgaatttatgaatgaaagtgtaaaagttctgacacaaaactaagttgtaaCATAtccgcttttttaagtgggtatatGGAAATCCTTGGCCTTTTCTAGTGGTATCACGTAGACTAACGTTACACCTCTTAGCAGACACGTTTTCATGCGAGTTTAGGTCCGAcactaacgttacatagttttgcttcaggtacaataataaggctaattatatatgcatgccactttctgaaacaaccttacacagttttgataacattataatgaacacaatgttaatgtAGCCTACTGTGATGatatgccgactgcacacatacacatgcttagtcttgggatttccacaacttcccttgatcatcctcacaacttattgcttgtagccattttgtcatcctttctggttctgtatgtttattaggaacgatgtagaacttcaatttataatttgttagtttattggaagTAGAGAAAACGAcacaactcttcggcatgattgtccagTGTATTTCAATTTGCAACAAGGCAaagttttcccccacgggctaaattcacatcatgtgagggggcgttcccgggggcgttcccagaccaactgtCTGTATGTATTACGTCATAGTAGTGAGAAATCTCGAACTGCttgtgtggagagactgtttatgatttatttggattataaaacaatgagtgggtggatttttaccattataggctggttgttttcacacactgcagctACACAACTCTgctcaaacaccttataaaagcgattttgcattctatggcacctttaaagaccaattttattttaaaatgatttatttaacatttttatcatttaattcattttaaaaaagcctttttttattttaatatatatatatatatatatatatatatatatatattttttttttttatacatttttttaataatttttttttttaataatcatttcaTTTTAGCGTTTTATTTCactgcttttataaaaaaaatgactttacatttttatgttttaattgattattaatattattattttttatcaacacACAAATCCCAGAATGGGAAAGCCTCCTTTAAGTCATTGACAGATTTTCAAACTTCAACTTGCGTTTCACAGAAGGAATAAAGATTATCAAAGGTATAAAGGTGAACAGATCTGAGACTGATCTACAGGATCATGTGTGAGGAACATCAGATCCAGGTACAAGAGAGACTTACTGTGTGCTCTGATCTAAATAACTGATGACACGGTCATTCTCTTCCTCTAGACGCCGTGCCACATGATGAAGGTACTCAGGAACCTACATGAAGAACATGATCACAAGTGAAAACACACACGTGGAGAGCGTCAATATGTGAATGAAGTAGAAATGCTCTCACATCTCTCTCCTGCATGAGCCTCTGACCCTCAGCTGCGTACAGACGGTTCGTCTCTGATAAAAACCTCTGCTCAAATGAGTCTTTATACACCTGacaacacacaccaacacacattaTTAAAAGACACTTCCAGAACCTGACAGGAAGCTGACATCATCAGTGTTTCTATGCAATCACCTGCAGGTCTGATAGCATGCCCAGTAAGCTCCTCAGCAGACTGCGGTCCACCGTCTCTCCGTTACGCTCACGCTCAATCTGCTCCAGGATTCCCTCCACTGTCCGTCTTTGAACGGCACCATCGCTCACAATGTGCGTTCGGAACAACTCCAGCCCCGTGTCCCTGACAACATGAGTGTGTTACTATAGCAACACCAGCTCAGGGTTATTACAGTCAACTacaattaaagtgaaaaaaactGAAAGGAAGTGAAAGTCTTGACATATGCCAAGTATGGTAATCCATActctgaattggtgctctgcatttaacccatccaagtgcacacacacagcagtgagtaggtaacacacacacaaacatacaccatGAACacccacccggagcagtgggcagcgcccggggagcaattgagggttcagtgtcttgctcaaaggcacttcagccatgggtattgatggtggaagagtgctgttcattcactacCCCCACCTATACCAACTCCTGCCGGCACTAAAACTCCAAAATGTGACCTTTGAGTTacaagtccgattctctaaccctTAGGCCACAACTGCCCTTTAAAGCTGCCCCTTGTAACTAAAGCGTACATCACTGATGTAACTGACCAGTAGATCCCCTTTAGTGAATGTGTGACATTAGAATGAGAGTCAAACAGCAAATTAAGACAAAAATAAACCATaagtaatccacataactccagtccatcaattaacatctccCTGCTGAAATACGGGCCCATAAtcaataataacgcttcctcccttggaaagtccatcccctgttgtccctGCACATCAATTTCCACCCATAtattgtttagaactgttttggattgTTTGGGCTtctaaatggtgcttgatctgtgcagatttctctcctgattcagaccaggtTACCTTTTCACTAGAGGAAGCATTTTTATGGATTATGGCcttggtttaaagttaaaaatgtcttgatgaatttgtttcctAGAAACACACAGCTTTAGGCTTAACAAGACGTtcaatgatggactggagttgtgtggactacttctggattattgtgattttttatcagctgtttggacttgtTCTAATGGCATCCATTCACTACAGAGAATGCATCGGTGAGCAAGAatcaaattcatctacatcttggatggcctgaaggccaggacattttcagtaaatttaaatttttgagaaaactgttccttaaaaatatttttgacttatttaaaaacaaataaaaaatcctaatattaataaactactttatattaaataataataataaactattataaatcatattaataaaactttaatagcATTTCATTGAGATTAAGATAATACCGCATCAGTGTCTGATTGGTCAGCTCACCAGATGGATGGCAGCAGTGAATTCTGGAGGATGTATGTTCGGTCCAGGAAGAGGAAAATGCTGCGGATCATGATCTGAAGGAGATGAGAtgcaacacacacattcatttcaTCATAGACATGTTAAGAGACACACACAAGGAGAATGTCATGTACCGTTTGACTGCAGTGGTCCTGCCAGCAGCGGTTCATCCTCTTCAGGAATGACAGGCTGTCCAGTGACTCTGTGCAACTCTGTTAAGGGCTACTTCAGTGTGATCTGTGTGTCACAGCGCCCTCTAGTGAGGATCTACTGACACAAACATCAGCAAAACAAGCGTTATCTGAAACGCACAATCATCATACACGGACACACAAATGTCCCATTACTGATGAAGGATATTCTCTGAACTGATGGATCTGAGCTTGAACGTGATCTTCACACACTTGACGCAGCTGCTTGTATAACACAGGTGATACTTTATACGAACACAGATTCTCCACGGCCTGTGAGAGACAAAAACAGCTCATAAATACACATGTGGGTTAAGAATCATGGGTAAATGGTCTGAAACATCACAGTCCTCCATTCtataatataaacacatttgAAAGAGAGGAACTGCTCAGTTACATCAAACGACAAAACACCGTTCAAGGAAATATAAAGGATTCctttatattttaatcaaatgattatgtaactttaaatgatttaaactttTAATGAGTACATTTAAATGCTTCTTTGAAAACTTTAAACAATACcacaagcccctttcacactgcatgtcggacccggcaaattgcaggaacattgattccggcattgaacccgggtcggggacctagtaacattgccaggttcagtcccgggatgagcgctgtgtgaacaaaagccagatctaatggcgtgttgtagtgatgacgcacgttatcgctcgactcttttaccggctgttttgaaagAAGAAAAACGTTCGCGTCAAAAAATGTgcgcaaactgtaatgaagcagagatcagttagttcctcgcTTTCcgtgctgaagctgagatcgttcgttagcttcagtgaaagtataacatgcctagcgttttcgattTGTACATGACACGTTATGCCCAGTtgtcacgtgtcgttacaggACCTTTACGgggtgtgtgtgaaagcacgcacatatccgggtaatcactggcagtgtggaagtgcaaaatctagcgacccgggaacaattggcggaacactttacccgtgtatttgccggaatcgcagtgtgaaaggggctacagACACATGTCCCATGACATTTACATTCACTGACCAATTTCACAACAAACACATCAAGCCAACTGGAGTCTGAACACAGGTTAGCATTTCACTGTACATTTACTGCCACTGCAATATTTAATACAATACACATATAAACATTCATTTTTCTATATATGTATTAGGGATGCAACAATACAGTTAGCCCATGGTTCAATTGGTTTAGTTTTCTTGGCTTGGTGCATCAGAGTgttttttgcaattaaaaattagatttttaaaacaTATCTGGACACCAGAGGGTGTTCTTGTGCAGAAACTCTAAATATGTATCACAGAAGTAATAGAACAGATGACGCTGCAAGAAATACCTAAAATGGACAAAGGCATTGCTATTACTGTAACATCTCCAGTTACTCGACATAAATGTGGTTCCCCTGAGAGGAGGGAATGAGTTACGTACGTGTGGAAAAACTCTTTTCCTCTGAAATGCTGAAACCTGATTGAATCAATCTATTGCTCTGGAATAGCTAATAGCGTTCAAGCATTCGCCTGATTGGCAAGAATGTTGACAAAAATTTTCACAAAGTCATTGTGGTTCTGAAGGAGTTTTCCACATGGCAGTTTATGTAATGTCTCAGTCCTCACAGGGAACCACGGTTACATTGAGTAACCGAAGACGTTCCCTTATCAAGTTGGAGTCTCGACATTACATATGGGGAAAGTATAAAACCCCTTTGTGTGAAAACCATGCTGATACAGTAGACTATGCACTTGCAGCAAGCAAGCAAATGCATAGCAGCATGCTCCCTTAGGTCGGCTACCGGACCTAGTTGAAAGACCCAGATGCAAGTTTGTCAAAGAGCCAAGGCAGCACTTTTTAGTTACTTGATTCAGCTGATTTTAAGGGTGGGGTGGGGATGTAGACAATAGGTTTACCAACTCTGGAATCATGGCTGGTTGGGCCATTTTGGCGACATCAGCAGCAGAGCATCCTTATCCAGTACATACACTGCTTGAATTGAGAGGAATGTCTGATCCGCTCAAAAGAGGTGGCGGCGTGCCAGGCTTTGCAGGGCATGCTTATGCGCTCCTACCTGGCGATTGATGTACACCGCCACAGCTGTTTTGTCAGTTCGGGTCAGAATTTAATGGTCTACCAAAAATCAGAGAAATTCCTGCAGTGACAAGTGAACAGCTTCCATTCCTAAGCAGTTTATATGTCTGCGCTTCTGGTCGCTTGTCCACAAACTACCAACTGCTGTTCTGCTATCATAGAGGGCTCCCCAGCCTGACAGAGATGCCATGGTAACCACTATTTGTCTGCCCACTCTGCCCACAGTCCCCCTGTTCGAACATAGCTGTGCCAAATCAGggttagaggtcgaccgatatatcggtcggccgatatatcaggccgatatttgtcattttttaatatatcggcatcggccgatatccgtgtttagtagcgccgatttaaagtcaggcacgtcggcgggtagccccgtgttattggtgcggtggaaagtgctgctgctgccactgcatgtgaagcaccccaagccaaaacttttggaagattcaacagcagtcctggaagataaaggtagtcagataatttcactctgtaaatggggtggagaagttggcagctctaacaaacactgcagcgtgacgttaccaaagtaaactgtctctgacgttactccgccccgctcaaagacagcaccgtgctcggagagacagctgtcctggagctgcccagaatggTGAATCACATTtattcggaagcatggtttgatgcagacaataaccagttttccatccaactcatttgtatttaggtatgtcaatattcgataatttccatgatcgatcgttgtttaaattaatgatcaattaattactttaatgctgcaaaatgagtctgcagcggtattattattatgtgcaaaagccacttgggaaaaaagctttctcacccgaattaaaggggttttagtctgaataaaatgctagtagcaggactgtaaaatgaatagatgtgattatgatcatttgataaaatgaagagagcgcgccatacgttggagataatttctttttttgactgtttctcgtcaaggggaccgctgaatgcgcctctttaaatggtttcgtagtgctcgttgttgtattttaaaacacatctgcaatgttttcaaatgacacactatagtagtggtgcaacggatcatcattgatccgtgatccgttcggatcaatatcttcggatcggcacacacgtgacccgtggtttg
Encoded proteins:
- the cul4a gene encoding cullin-4A, whose amino-acid sequence is MMAEDIQKSNFNGLSKSAKSGASKKLVIKNFKDRPKLTDSYTEDTWMKLRDAVSAIQNSTSIKYNLEELYQAVENLCSYKVSPVLYKQLRQVCEDHVQAQIHQFREESLDSLSFLKRMNRCWQDHCSQTIMIRSIFLFLDRTYILQNSLLPSIWDTGLELFRTHIVSDGAVQRRTVEGILEQIERERNGETVDRSLLRSLLGMLSDLQVYKDSFEQRFLSETNRLYAAEGQRLMQERDVPEYLHHVARRLEEENDRVISYLDQSTQKPLIATVEKQLLGEHMNAILQKGLWMLLDENRVCELTLLYELLSKVKGGLMTLLQAWRDYIKSFGGEIVSSPEKDKELVQELLDFKDKMDHVTQRCFQRNDTFINAMKEAFESFINKRPNKPAELIAKYVDSKLRAGNKEATEEELERILDKIMIIFRFIHGKDVFEAFYKKDLAKRLLVGKSASVDAEKSMLSKLKHECGAAFTSKLEGMFKDMELSKDIMIQFKQYMQNQSDPSNIELTVNILTMGYWPSYTLMNVHLPAEMVKLQEVFKLFYLGKHSGRKLQWQPTLGHAVLRTEFKEGKKELQVSLFQTLVLLMFNESDECSVEDIRTATGIEDGELKRTFQSLACGKARVLNKIPRGKDVEDADRFHFNSDFTHKLFRIKINQIQMKETVEEQVSTTERVFQDRQYQIDAAVVRIMKMRKTLSHNLLVSELYNQLKFPVKPADLKKRIESLIDRDYMERDKENPNQYHYVA